In one Corallococcus silvisoli genomic region, the following are encoded:
- a CDS encoding sensor histidine kinase: protein MTPSSAPESPAPDLSPAPGRPGLAQAERQFVRSVLAGLLLLGAVAVAGPLLSYRSDVAGARAEFQTRMTREARVYAEALGLHLKLLQTELLRVSEGVGPDVKRELPTEDLQDLTTPRAGLFHAGVMVLDAQGKLRWSDPPLAEEQAQDSFATRPWFQQVLARQTSVVDAIAPGASLFVVAVPVVREGRTTAVFAGLLDTETALPGGRPLSNDLELLVLNASGDLFLPNAPPSWASVSRASGELREFIREGTRPPSLDAMPETFLTATPVPGTGLHLVLAADESALLANLRDRFLVQLLVLALLQVGTLVLFTVHWRRVYGLFREVEVRSAQQEKMAALGSAASLIAHEVKNSLNGLKAAAGLVSPEGEGGLVVRTLHGQIDRLAHLATSLLNFGKPPVVRRVDVDLSQLVRDVVEGLRSLPEAGEVRVDVTLPLGPVPLSCDPLLLTTALDNLVRNAMEATVAAKDLGKVTHPLVRVQVRLDEDAAAVTVDDNGGGPPADVEAHLFEPFRTSKPKGIGLGLAMTRQALEHQGGQLTFERLPDGSRFLLQLPRAPRP, encoded by the coding sequence GTGACGCCAAGCTCAGCGCCTGAGTCACCCGCGCCGGACCTGTCCCCGGCCCCGGGTCGGCCCGGGCTCGCGCAGGCGGAGCGGCAGTTCGTCCGCTCCGTGCTGGCGGGCTTGTTGCTGCTGGGCGCGGTCGCCGTCGCGGGTCCGCTCCTCTCCTACCGCAGCGACGTGGCGGGGGCCCGCGCGGAGTTCCAGACGCGGATGACGCGCGAGGCGCGCGTCTACGCGGAGGCGCTGGGCCTGCACCTGAAGCTGCTCCAGACGGAGCTGCTGCGCGTGTCCGAAGGCGTGGGCCCGGACGTGAAGCGCGAGCTGCCCACGGAGGACCTCCAGGACCTCACCACGCCCCGCGCCGGCCTCTTCCACGCGGGCGTGATGGTGCTGGACGCGCAGGGCAAGCTGCGCTGGAGCGACCCGCCGCTCGCGGAGGAGCAGGCCCAGGACAGCTTCGCCACGCGCCCCTGGTTCCAGCAGGTGCTCGCGCGCCAGACGTCGGTGGTGGACGCCATCGCGCCGGGCGCGTCCCTCTTCGTCGTCGCGGTGCCGGTGGTGCGCGAAGGGCGGACCACCGCGGTGTTCGCGGGCCTGCTGGACACGGAGACGGCGCTGCCGGGCGGACGTCCCTTGAGCAACGACCTGGAGCTGCTGGTCCTCAACGCCTCCGGGGACCTCTTCCTGCCCAACGCGCCCCCCTCGTGGGCCAGCGTGTCGCGCGCGTCCGGGGAGCTGCGGGAGTTCATCCGCGAGGGCACCCGCCCGCCGTCGCTGGACGCGATGCCGGAGACCTTCCTCACCGCCACGCCCGTGCCCGGCACGGGACTGCACCTGGTGCTCGCCGCGGACGAGTCGGCGCTGCTCGCCAACCTGCGCGACCGCTTCCTCGTGCAGCTGCTGGTGCTGGCGCTGCTCCAGGTGGGCACGCTGGTGCTCTTCACCGTCCACTGGCGCCGCGTCTATGGCCTGTTCCGCGAGGTGGAGGTCCGCTCCGCGCAGCAGGAGAAGATGGCCGCGCTGGGCAGCGCCGCCAGCCTCATCGCCCACGAGGTGAAGAACTCCCTCAACGGCCTCAAGGCCGCCGCCGGGCTCGTCTCCCCGGAGGGCGAGGGCGGGCTCGTGGTGCGCACGCTGCACGGGCAGATCGACCGGCTGGCCCACCTGGCCACGTCGCTGCTCAACTTCGGCAAGCCCCCCGTCGTGCGCCGCGTGGACGTGGACCTGTCCCAGCTGGTGCGCGACGTGGTGGAGGGCCTGCGCTCGCTGCCGGAGGCGGGCGAGGTGCGGGTGGACGTGACGCTGCCCCTGGGCCCGGTGCCCCTGTCGTGCGACCCGCTGCTGCTCACCACCGCGCTGGACAACCTGGTGCGCAACGCGATGGAGGCCACGGTCGCGGCCAAGGACCTGGGGAAGGTGACCCACCCCCTGGTGCGCGTGCAGGTCCGGCTCGACGAGGACGCCGCGGCGGTGACGGTGGACGACAACGGCGGGGGTCCCCCCGCGGACGTGGAGGCCCACCTCTTCGAACCCTTCCGGACCTCCAAGCCGAAGGGCATCGGCCTGGGACTGGCCATGACGCGGCAGGCGCTGGAACATCAGGGCGGACAGCTCACCTTCGAACGCCTCCCTGACGGCAGCCGCTTCCTCCTCCAGCTTCCCCGAGCGCCCCGGCCATGA
- a CDS encoding parallel beta-helix domain-containing protein, with product MPRSQWIRASCATVLALVGALSMTACSDDPDPTPDSGVKVDAGTDAGTDAGTDAGTDAGSVDTGIPWDGGSAGTFSCEGKAQATLSFAPGQEETLQDQVNTLAECTTIQLAPGTYTFDNAITVRQNGITLVGAGKGVKGEGTGTANSTVLVFTNAAANSNGLDVVGNRFEVRDLAVWNAKKDAIRVESSTDVVMRRVRTEWAEADKESNGKYGLYPVKSKYVLIEDCEAYNAADAGIYVGQTEYAVVRNNVARQNVAGIEIENTKYAYVLGNTAKDNTTGLVVFDLPGNPIKGTDIRVKNNTITGNNRNNFASVAASSSTVSQVPAGTGTFILASRRVELTGNTWGDNNSVDVAVLSGLAIESDPAQWVAGGMNFDSADISIHGNTFTGGSGDSVDNGKLNQQLRPLGALLATLYAYGETQGTRGVEHLLWDGLDPFGHDRSRVNPINICFSGNTLPQGTATAIVDLDLLTAGTLATEGNLPGAWAKTRHYAATGTAFDCAGFNPALTIGDFIK from the coding sequence ATGCCCCGTTCGCAGTGGATCCGCGCCTCGTGCGCGACCGTTCTGGCCCTGGTGGGGGCCCTGTCGATGACCGCCTGCTCGGATGATCCGGATCCCACGCCGGACTCGGGCGTGAAGGTGGATGCGGGCACCGACGCCGGCACCGATGCGGGCACCGACGCCGGCACCGACGCGGGGTCGGTGGACACGGGCATCCCCTGGGATGGCGGCAGCGCGGGGACCTTCTCCTGCGAGGGCAAGGCCCAGGCGACGCTGAGCTTCGCGCCGGGGCAGGAGGAGACGCTCCAGGACCAGGTGAACACGCTGGCCGAGTGCACGACCATCCAGCTGGCGCCGGGCACGTACACCTTCGACAACGCCATCACGGTCCGCCAGAACGGCATCACGCTGGTGGGCGCGGGCAAGGGCGTGAAGGGCGAGGGCACGGGCACGGCGAACAGCACGGTGCTGGTGTTCACCAACGCCGCGGCGAACTCCAACGGCCTGGACGTGGTGGGCAACCGCTTCGAGGTGCGTGACCTGGCGGTGTGGAACGCGAAGAAGGACGCCATCCGCGTGGAGTCCTCCACGGACGTGGTGATGCGCCGGGTGCGCACCGAGTGGGCGGAGGCCGACAAGGAGAGCAACGGCAAGTACGGCCTGTACCCGGTGAAGTCCAAGTACGTCCTCATCGAGGACTGCGAGGCCTACAACGCCGCGGACGCGGGCATCTACGTGGGCCAGACGGAGTACGCGGTCGTGCGCAACAACGTGGCCCGGCAGAACGTGGCGGGCATCGAGATCGAGAACACGAAGTACGCCTACGTGCTGGGCAACACCGCGAAGGACAACACCACGGGCCTGGTGGTGTTCGACCTGCCGGGCAACCCCATCAAGGGCACCGACATCCGCGTGAAGAACAACACCATCACCGGCAACAACCGGAACAACTTCGCGTCGGTGGCGGCCAGCAGCAGCACGGTGTCGCAGGTGCCGGCGGGCACGGGCACGTTCATCCTGGCGTCGCGCCGGGTGGAGCTGACGGGGAACACCTGGGGTGACAACAACTCCGTGGACGTGGCGGTGCTGAGCGGGCTCGCCATTGAGTCGGACCCCGCGCAGTGGGTCGCCGGTGGCATGAACTTCGACAGCGCGGACATCAGCATCCACGGCAACACCTTCACCGGTGGCAGCGGCGACTCCGTGGACAACGGCAAGCTCAACCAGCAGCTCCGTCCGCTGGGCGCGCTCCTGGCGACGCTCTACGCGTACGGCGAGACGCAGGGCACGCGCGGCGTGGAGCACCTGCTGTGGGACGGCCTGGATCCGTTCGGCCACGACCGCTCGCGGGTGAACCCCATCAACATCTGCTTCAGCGGCAACACGCTGCCCCAGGGCACCGCCACGGCCATCGTGGACCTGGACCTGCTGACCGCCGGGACGCTCGCGACGGAGGGGAACCTGCCCGGCGCGTGGGCGAAGACGCGGCACTACGCCGCCACGGGGACCGCGTTCGACTGCGCGGGCTTCAACCCCGCGCTGACGATTGGCGACTTCATCAAGTAA
- the purF gene encoding amidophosphoribosyltransferase, with protein sequence MCGIFGIVGHGEASNLTYLGLHALQHRGQESAGIVSSDGHTLRAHRQMGLVADIFTAPVIEGLPGEAAIGHVRYSTAGGSQLKNAQPLFVNYAGGQFSIAHNGNIVNAAELKAELESEGALFQSDADTEVVMHLLARSKLPSFEGRLVEALRRVEGAYSILLLTENKLIAVRDPNGFRPLVLGKMKEGAYVLASETTALDLIEAEVVRELEPGELVVIENGVLRASMPFKPAARLGRCIFEHVYFAKPDSVLFGTSVYEVRKRLGMQLAREQPAEADLVIAVPDSGVPAAIGFAQVSGIPYDVGLIRSHYVGRTFIEPQQSIRHFGVKLKLSAVRQVLKGKRVVVVDDSIVRGTTSRKIVKMLKAAGASEVHLRISSPPTQWPCYYGIDTPSRTELIAASHTTEEIAKYVTADSLGYLSLEGLGTAVDDPKRATYCTACFSGQYLTEKLSHQGTGDAKLSA encoded by the coding sequence ATGTGCGGCATCTTCGGAATCGTGGGTCACGGAGAGGCGTCCAACCTGACGTACTTGGGGTTGCACGCCCTGCAGCACCGCGGACAGGAGTCCGCAGGCATCGTCTCGTCCGACGGCCACACCCTGCGCGCGCACCGGCAGATGGGGCTCGTCGCGGACATCTTCACCGCTCCGGTGATTGAGGGACTGCCGGGAGAGGCGGCCATCGGCCACGTGCGCTACAGCACGGCGGGCGGCAGCCAGCTCAAGAACGCCCAGCCGCTGTTCGTGAACTACGCGGGCGGCCAGTTCTCCATCGCGCACAACGGCAACATCGTGAACGCGGCGGAGCTCAAGGCGGAGCTGGAGTCGGAGGGCGCCCTCTTCCAGTCGGACGCGGACACGGAGGTGGTGATGCACCTGCTCGCCCGCTCCAAGCTCCCGTCCTTCGAAGGGCGGCTGGTGGAGGCGCTGCGCCGGGTGGAGGGGGCCTACAGCATCCTGCTCCTCACGGAGAACAAGCTCATCGCCGTGCGCGACCCCAACGGCTTCCGGCCGCTGGTGCTGGGCAAGATGAAGGAGGGCGCCTACGTGCTCGCCAGCGAGACGACGGCGCTGGACCTCATCGAAGCGGAGGTCGTCCGCGAGCTGGAGCCCGGCGAGCTGGTCGTCATCGAGAACGGCGTGCTGCGCGCCAGCATGCCCTTCAAGCCCGCCGCGCGGCTGGGCCGCTGCATCTTCGAGCACGTCTACTTCGCCAAGCCGGACTCGGTGCTCTTCGGCACCAGCGTCTATGAGGTCCGCAAGCGCCTGGGCATGCAGCTGGCCCGTGAACAGCCCGCGGAGGCGGACCTGGTCATCGCGGTGCCGGACTCGGGCGTGCCCGCCGCCATCGGCTTCGCCCAGGTGAGCGGCATCCCCTATGACGTGGGCCTCATCCGCAGCCACTACGTGGGCCGCACCTTCATTGAACCGCAGCAGTCCATCCGCCACTTCGGCGTGAAGCTGAAGCTGTCCGCCGTGCGCCAGGTGCTCAAGGGCAAGCGCGTGGTGGTGGTGGACGACTCCATCGTGCGCGGCACCACCAGCCGGAAGATCGTGAAGATGCTCAAGGCCGCGGGCGCGTCGGAGGTGCACCTGCGCATCTCGTCGCCGCCCACGCAGTGGCCCTGCTACTACGGCATCGACACGCCCAGCCGCACGGAGCTCATCGCCGCCAGCCACACCACGGAGGAGATCGCGAAGTACGTGACGGCGGACTCCCTGGGCTACCTGTCGCTGGAGGGCCTGGGCACCGCGGTGGATGATCCGAAGCGCGCCACCTACTGCACCGCGTGCTTCTCCGGCCAGTACCTCACCGAGAAGCTGTCCCACCAGGGCACCGGTGACGCCAAGCTCAGCGCCTGA
- a CDS encoding efflux RND transporter periplasmic adaptor subunit, which translates to MNPHDPAAAPTSTPAPARRTPVWMAFAGAGLLGTGVLFYALAPTDSSAESETALPGPTVKGETVHLPDGAPQWHYVQLAVATEGSALTPLPSPARVQFDEARTASVGAPLAGRVQEVRVRAGDRVKQGDDLFSVRSGAYAELLREQRGAEAELAEKRRNADRLQELVALRAAPEKDLLAARTELRQAELSLEAAKAKQGSLRVSSRGENLFWVTAPRSGTVVDLDVVASQEVTPDRERPLVRLSDLDQVMVVADLQESDALDMSPGQDVTVTTRDGIVRAGKVDRVAEVVDPLRRTVEVRVRVPNDDRRFRPNAFVEVTPTPPTGVRRVRVPDSAVVTDGARSVVFVARDSNRLERVPVTPGRRRDGEVELRGGLASGDRFVARGALLLENQIELAD; encoded by the coding sequence ATGAATCCCCACGACCCCGCCGCCGCCCCGACGTCCACCCCCGCCCCCGCCCGCCGCACCCCGGTCTGGATGGCCTTCGCGGGCGCGGGCCTGCTGGGCACCGGCGTGCTGTTCTACGCACTGGCCCCCACTGATTCGAGCGCGGAGAGCGAGACGGCCCTCCCCGGCCCCACGGTGAAGGGAGAGACGGTGCACCTGCCGGACGGCGCGCCGCAGTGGCACTACGTGCAGCTCGCCGTGGCCACCGAGGGCAGCGCCCTCACCCCCCTGCCCTCCCCCGCGCGCGTGCAGTTCGACGAGGCCCGCACCGCGTCCGTGGGCGCGCCGCTCGCGGGCCGCGTGCAGGAGGTGCGCGTGCGGGCCGGGGACCGCGTGAAGCAGGGCGACGACCTGTTCAGCGTGCGCTCCGGCGCCTACGCGGAGCTGCTGCGCGAGCAGCGCGGCGCGGAGGCGGAGCTCGCGGAGAAGCGCCGCAACGCGGACCGCCTCCAGGAGCTGGTGGCCCTGCGCGCCGCCCCGGAGAAGGACCTGCTCGCCGCCCGGACGGAGCTGCGTCAGGCGGAGCTGTCCCTGGAGGCCGCGAAGGCGAAGCAGGGCAGCCTCCGGGTGTCCTCGCGCGGGGAGAACCTCTTCTGGGTGACGGCGCCGCGCTCGGGCACGGTGGTGGACCTGGACGTGGTGGCCAGCCAGGAGGTGACGCCGGACCGCGAGCGGCCGCTCGTGCGCCTGTCGGACCTGGATCAGGTGATGGTGGTGGCGGACCTCCAGGAGTCGGACGCGCTGGACATGTCCCCGGGCCAGGACGTCACGGTCACCACGCGCGACGGCATCGTGCGCGCGGGCAAGGTGGACCGCGTCGCGGAGGTGGTGGACCCGCTGCGCCGCACCGTGGAGGTGCGCGTGCGCGTGCCCAATGACGACCGCCGCTTCCGGCCCAACGCCTTCGTGGAGGTGACGCCCACCCCGCCCACGGGCGTCAGGCGCGTGCGCGTGCCGGACAGCGCGGTGGTGACGGATGGCGCGCGCTCGGTGGTCTTCGTCGCGCGCGACTCCAACCGCCTGGAGCGCGTCCCCGTGACGCCGGGCCGCCGCCGCGACGGCGAGGTGGAGCTGCGCGGGGGCCTGGCCTCCGGAGACCGGTTCGTCGCCCGGGGCGCCCTGCTCCTGGAGAACCAGATCGAACTGGCCGACTGA
- a CDS encoding TolC family protein — protein sequence MRRSFPVLAALGTLLGLTASAEQHPASPATLLLATLPDEDALAELLWERSADFADDRAHIATSRAELQRAHLLPNPELDVSMNTIPIGATNPPGLRRLTDVPNYVVGLSELVELGKRGPRQDSAKAALAATTLGVHAALRARTYDVLERAADVATTEVRISELEKLTEDALKLTDLQRARQQHGDAAGLDVDRSTLEAQALETSLGEERARLSEALLACSQLAGLPCEPFGGRELAAAFLKTRLDRASAPAAIESRPDLRALGAQQEAAQSALTLAKRRWIPDPTVRAGYTRDQFMISGNQKNSLFVGLSIPLPFFDHGQADAHAASASAQSARVARELLTAQAAREADVLGQQLRAVQQRRERLHTQTLPLAEGVVQRLDAAVKAGGAALQDLLLARRTYGELVLHAADLDQTAYHLAVAIDRASAAGPRAPDALANPRS from the coding sequence TTGCGCCGTTCCTTCCCTGTCCTCGCTGCCCTGGGCACCCTGCTCGGCCTCACCGCCAGTGCCGAGCAGCATCCCGCCTCCCCCGCCACGCTGCTGCTCGCCACCCTGCCGGACGAGGACGCGCTGGCGGAGCTGTTGTGGGAGCGCTCCGCCGACTTCGCGGACGACCGGGCCCACATCGCCACGTCCCGCGCGGAGCTCCAGCGCGCGCACCTGCTCCCCAACCCGGAGCTGGACGTGTCCATGAACACCATCCCCATTGGCGCCACCAACCCGCCGGGCCTGCGCCGGCTGACCGACGTGCCCAACTACGTCGTCGGCCTGTCGGAGCTGGTGGAGCTGGGCAAGCGGGGCCCCCGTCAGGACTCGGCGAAGGCGGCGCTGGCGGCCACCACGCTGGGGGTGCACGCCGCCCTGCGCGCGCGCACCTACGACGTGCTGGAGCGCGCCGCGGACGTGGCCACCACGGAGGTGCGCATCTCGGAGCTGGAGAAGCTCACCGAGGACGCGCTGAAGCTCACGGACCTGCAGCGCGCCCGGCAGCAGCACGGCGACGCGGCGGGGCTGGACGTGGACCGCTCCACGCTGGAGGCGCAGGCGCTGGAGACGTCCCTGGGCGAGGAGCGCGCGCGGCTGTCGGAAGCGCTGCTCGCGTGCTCGCAGCTCGCGGGCCTGCCGTGTGAGCCCTTCGGGGGCCGCGAGCTGGCGGCGGCCTTCCTCAAGACCCGGCTCGACCGGGCGTCCGCCCCGGCCGCCATCGAGTCCAGGCCGGACCTGCGGGCGCTGGGCGCGCAGCAGGAGGCGGCCCAGTCCGCGTTGACGCTCGCGAAGCGCCGGTGGATTCCGGATCCGACGGTGCGCGCCGGCTACACGCGCGACCAGTTCATGATCTCCGGCAACCAGAAGAACTCCCTCTTCGTGGGCCTGTCCATTCCGCTCCCCTTCTTCGACCACGGGCAGGCGGACGCGCACGCCGCCAGCGCCAGCGCGCAGTCCGCGCGCGTCGCCCGCGAGCTGCTCACCGCCCAGGCCGCGCGCGAGGCGGACGTGCTGGGCCAGCAGCTGCGCGCGGTGCAGCAGCGCCGCGAACGGCTGCACACGCAGACGCTCCCGCTCGCGGAGGGCGTGGTGCAGCGCCTGGACGCGGCGGTGAAGGCGGGAGGCGCGGCGTTGCAGGACCTGCTCCTCGCGCGGCGCACCTACGGCGAGCTGGTGCTGCACGCGGCCGACCTGGACCAGACCGCCTACCACCTCGCCGTCGCCATCGACCGGGCGAGCGCCGCGGGCCCCCGCGCCCCGGACGCGCTGGCCAATCCCCGCTCCTGA
- a CDS encoding sigma-54-dependent transcriptional regulator codes for MSLPALFVDDDRAFSSIAAVALQREGFSLTVAHSLHAARAELAKATPVLVVLDRRLPDGDGLSFLPELKAHAPSVAVVMVTAHGDIASAVDAVRMGAADYVAKPVELADLVLRARRAVDASRLRDRLEMAEAELSGRRRLVPPASAAMQRVFAMLERIAASPRSPVLLLGETGVGKEQLARHLHALASKDGGAPFVHINCAALPEQTVESELFGHEKGAFTDARTARRGLVEVAHGGVLFLDEVGELPLPLQAKLLTFLDSGRFRRLGGTTEQTSTARIVAATNRDLPAQMTGGNFREDLWFRLGVFRIDVPPLRERREDILPLAEGMLADLGRELGRRDVSLGAKARARLAAYAFPGNVRELRNILERALVLESGSGLELEVIGGGAPTGGAAPTESPAAVAPGAFSVQEPLAMEDVERAYARWVLERMGGRRMEAAKALGLSYPTFLKRLGDA; via the coding sequence ATGAGCCTCCCCGCCCTCTTCGTGGATGACGACCGCGCCTTCTCCTCCATCGCCGCGGTGGCGCTCCAACGAGAGGGCTTCAGCCTCACCGTCGCGCACTCGCTGCACGCGGCCCGCGCCGAACTCGCGAAGGCCACGCCCGTGCTGGTGGTGTTGGACCGCCGCCTGCCGGACGGCGACGGCCTGTCGTTCCTCCCGGAGCTGAAGGCGCACGCGCCCAGCGTGGCGGTGGTGATGGTGACGGCGCACGGGGACATCGCCAGCGCGGTGGACGCGGTGCGCATGGGCGCGGCGGACTACGTGGCCAAGCCCGTGGAGCTGGCGGACCTGGTGCTGCGCGCGCGCCGGGCCGTGGACGCAAGCCGCCTGCGCGACCGCCTGGAGATGGCGGAGGCGGAGCTGTCCGGCCGCCGCCGGTTGGTGCCGCCCGCGTCCGCCGCCATGCAGCGCGTGTTCGCGATGCTGGAGCGCATCGCCGCGTCGCCGCGCAGCCCGGTGCTGCTCCTGGGCGAGACGGGCGTGGGCAAGGAGCAGCTCGCCCGGCACCTGCACGCGCTCGCGTCGAAGGACGGCGGCGCGCCCTTCGTGCACATCAACTGCGCGGCCCTGCCTGAACAGACGGTGGAGAGCGAGCTGTTCGGCCATGAGAAGGGCGCCTTCACCGACGCGCGCACCGCCCGCCGCGGACTGGTGGAGGTGGCCCACGGCGGCGTGCTCTTCCTGGACGAGGTGGGCGAGCTGCCCCTGCCCCTCCAGGCGAAGCTGCTCACCTTCCTGGACTCCGGCCGCTTCCGGAGGCTGGGCGGCACCACGGAGCAGACCAGCACCGCGCGCATCGTGGCCGCCACCAACCGCGACCTGCCCGCCCAGATGACCGGCGGCAACTTCCGCGAGGACCTCTGGTTCCGCCTGGGCGTGTTCCGCATCGACGTGCCCCCGCTGCGCGAGCGGCGCGAGGACATCCTCCCGCTGGCCGAAGGCATGCTCGCGGACCTGGGCCGCGAGCTGGGCCGGCGCGACGTCAGCCTGGGCGCGAAGGCCCGCGCACGGCTCGCCGCCTATGCCTTCCCCGGCAACGTGCGCGAGCTGCGCAACATCCTGGAGCGCGCGCTGGTCCTGGAGTCCGGAAGCGGGCTGGAGCTGGAGGTGATTGGCGGCGGCGCCCCCACCGGCGGCGCGGCGCCAACGGAGAGCCCGGCCGCCGTGGCGCCCGGGGCCTTCAGCGTGCAGGAGCCGCTGGCCATGGAGGACGTGGAGCGCGCCTACGCGCGGTGGGTCCTGGAGCGGATGGGCGGCCGGCGCATGGAGGCCGCGAAGGCGCTCGGCTTGTCCTACCCGACCTTCCTCAAGCGCCTGGGCGACGCTTGA
- the ypfJ gene encoding KPN_02809 family neutral zinc metallopeptidase: MRWQGGRRSSNIEDRRGGGFGRPLAVGGGAASLVVALLVMLLGGDPSDVQVGSRAPYSQPGTGGSGQAVDPQQEQMKDFVSVVLADTEDTWPGLLEPLGVRYVQPRLVLFTDAVRSACGFQQSAVGPFYCPGDQKVYLDLGFFDELERRFGAPGDFGRAYVVAHEVGHHVQNLLGISRKVRSLRGRVSEAQANQLSVLTELQADCFAGIWAHHAQQERGLLEKGDVEDGLGAASAVGDDTLQKRARGYVVPESFTHGSSAQRMAWFKRGLDQGTLEACDTFNARR, translated from the coding sequence ATGAGGTGGCAAGGCGGGCGTCGCAGCTCGAACATCGAGGACCGGCGCGGAGGCGGCTTCGGGCGCCCGCTCGCGGTGGGCGGTGGCGCCGCGTCGCTGGTGGTGGCGCTGCTGGTGATGCTGCTGGGCGGCGACCCCTCCGACGTGCAGGTGGGTTCGCGCGCTCCGTATTCGCAGCCGGGGACGGGCGGGTCGGGGCAGGCGGTGGATCCCCAGCAGGAGCAGATGAAGGACTTCGTCTCCGTCGTCCTCGCGGACACGGAGGACACCTGGCCCGGCCTGCTGGAGCCCCTGGGCGTGCGCTACGTGCAGCCGCGACTGGTGCTCTTCACGGACGCGGTGCGGTCCGCGTGCGGCTTCCAGCAGAGCGCGGTGGGCCCCTTCTATTGTCCGGGCGACCAGAAGGTGTACCTGGACCTGGGCTTCTTCGACGAGCTGGAGCGCCGCTTCGGCGCACCCGGTGACTTCGGCCGCGCGTACGTCGTCGCTCACGAGGTGGGGCACCACGTGCAGAACCTGCTGGGCATCTCCCGGAAGGTGCGGTCGCTGCGCGGCCGGGTGAGCGAGGCGCAGGCCAACCAGCTCTCCGTGCTGACGGAGCTCCAGGCGGACTGCTTCGCCGGCATCTGGGCCCACCACGCGCAGCAGGAGCGCGGCCTCCTGGAGAAGGGCGACGTGGAGGATGGCCTGGGCGCGGCCAGCGCCGTGGGGGATGACACGCTCCAGAAGCGCGCCCGGGGCTACGTCGTCCCCGAGTCCTTCACCCATGGCTCCTCCGCGCAGCGCATGGCCTGGTTCAAGCGGGGCCTGGACCAGGGAACGCTGGAGGCGTGCGACACCTTCAACGCCCGGCGCTGA
- a CDS encoding neutral/alkaline non-lysosomal ceramidase N-terminal domain-containing protein, with protein sequence MSIFRRSLLRTLLPSALLTAGAAYALASWNWCGRWEERTPQVLSQVRGEGSLRAGAAKVALSPPFPVVLAGYPPPRPEASQAELPLHARAVVLEAGGARVGVVSLELLFVTPEIVDQVRERAARAGVREVLVVATHTHSAFGGYDSRWVAQLSGTGRYRPASVNAAVAGASEALEKAVASLADVTLEVGGAADAGLVYSRTGGEVPDGQLTRVVLRGADGPVAEVLVFAAHATLLGRRQALVDPDYPGRLSALREEAGQGVTLFVQGSEGNASVAFSEGEGAGRAMGVARKLSALVDGATPGPVAGPVRLAFARVQVALPRPDASRLVPAFTRAAGDNFLCGSSPREAEVDALALGPLALLTVPGEPTTGAGRALASLSGATHVLGLANGYVGYVDTPDQVSGGKGESRRQYFGPSLLERLGTAARVASGAVGFAPGT encoded by the coding sequence ATGTCCATCTTCCGGCGCTCCCTCCTCCGCACCCTGCTGCCCTCCGCCTTGCTAACGGCGGGGGCTGCGTACGCGCTCGCCTCCTGGAACTGGTGCGGGCGCTGGGAGGAGCGGACGCCCCAGGTCCTGTCCCAGGTGCGGGGCGAAGGCTCCTTGCGTGCGGGCGCGGCGAAGGTGGCCCTGTCCCCGCCCTTCCCGGTGGTGTTGGCCGGCTATCCGCCACCCAGGCCCGAGGCGAGCCAGGCCGAGCTTCCCCTCCACGCCAGGGCCGTGGTGCTGGAGGCGGGCGGTGCCCGCGTGGGCGTGGTGTCGCTGGAGCTGCTCTTCGTCACCCCGGAAATCGTGGATCAGGTGCGGGAGCGCGCCGCGCGGGCGGGGGTGAGGGAGGTGCTGGTGGTGGCCACGCACACGCACTCCGCCTTCGGGGGTTATGACTCACGGTGGGTGGCCCAGCTCTCCGGGACGGGGCGCTACCGGCCCGCGTCGGTGAACGCCGCGGTGGCGGGCGCGAGCGAGGCGCTGGAGAAGGCCGTGGCCTCGCTGGCGGACGTGACGCTGGAGGTGGGCGGGGCGGCGGACGCGGGCCTCGTCTATTCGCGCACGGGCGGAGAGGTCCCCGACGGCCAGCTCACGCGCGTGGTGCTGCGCGGGGCGGACGGGCCGGTGGCGGAGGTGCTGGTGTTCGCCGCGCACGCCACGCTCCTGGGCCGCCGGCAGGCGCTGGTGGATCCGGACTACCCGGGCCGCTTGAGCGCGCTGCGCGAGGAGGCGGGCCAGGGCGTGACGCTGTTCGTGCAGGGCAGCGAGGGCAACGCCTCCGTGGCCTTCTCCGAAGGGGAGGGCGCGGGGCGGGCCATGGGGGTCGCGCGCAAGCTGTCGGCGCTGGTGGACGGCGCCACCCCGGGGCCCGTGGCGGGGCCGGTGCGGCTGGCGTTCGCGAGGGTCCAGGTGGCCTTGCCCCGTCCGGACGCCTCGCGGCTGGTGCCTGCCTTCACCCGGGCGGCGGGGGACAACTTCCTGTGCGGCTCCTCGCCGCGCGAGGCGGAGGTGGACGCGCTGGCGCTGGGGCCGCTGGCGCTGCTGACCGTTCCCGGGGAGCCCACCACGGGCGCGGGACGGGCGCTGGCGTCCCTCTCGGGCGCGACCCATGTGCTGGGGCTCGCCAATGGCTACGTGGGCTACGTGGACACGCCGGACCAGGTGAGCGGAGGAAAGGGGGAGTCCCGGCGCCAGTACTTCGGCCCCTCCCTGCTGGAGCGCCTGGGCACCGCCGCGCGCGTGGCGTCCGGCGCGGTGGGGTTCGCTCCCGGGACCTGA